The Candidatus Poribacteria bacterium genome includes the window TGACGGGGATGATCTCGGTTCGGGCGACGATCACCATTCCGTCCGGCTTCATGTAGTCGGCGTATCTGAGTGCTTCGATCTTCTCAAGGGCGAGCATATAGTCGGCAGTACCCTTTTTGATAAGCGGCGAGTGGACGGCTTTGCCGAATCGGATCTGGGCGACGACGCTGCCTCCCCGCTGAGCCATTCCGTGAACCTCATTTGTCTTGACGTCATAGCCGCTCCTGAGGGCGGCGTTGGAGATGACGGTGCTGGCCAGCAGTATTCCCTGTCCACCTACACCGCACAGGATCAGGTTTCTCG containing:
- a CDS encoding indolepyruvate oxidoreductase subunit beta, coding for MTRNLILCGVGGQGILLASTVISNAALRSGYDVKTNEVHGMAQRGGSVVAQIRFGKAVHSPLIKKGTADYMLALEKIEALRYADYMKPDGMVIVARTEIIPVTVSTGMAKYPENVDELLRGRFENLYMVDGLAIARESGEPRAANVALIGALSNFLPFEENVWEKVLSETVPTKALQANLKAFQKGKRAIGN